A window from Ictalurus furcatus strain D&B chromosome 16, Billie_1.0, whole genome shotgun sequence encodes these proteins:
- the nrarpa gene encoding notch-regulated ankyrin repeat-containing protein A yields MSQADVSTCSAPQRVFQEAVRRGNTKELHSLLQNMSSCEFNVNSFGPEGQTALHQSVIDGNLELVKLLVKFGADIRLANREGWSALHIAAFGGHQDIVLYLITKAKYSNGAR; encoded by the coding sequence ATGAGCCAGGCGGACGTGTCCACTTGCTCTGCGCCGCAGCGGGTTTTCCAGGAGGCGGTGCGCCGCGGCAACACCAAGGAGCTGCACTCCCTGCTGCAGAACATGAGCAGCTGTGAGTTCAACGTCAACTCGTTCGGACCTGAAGGCCAGACCGCGCTGCACCAGTCGGTCATCGATGGAAACCTGGAGCTCGTCAAGCTGCTGGTGAAGTTCGGAGCGGACATCCGGCTCGCCAACCGCGAGGGCTGGAGCGCGCTGCACATCGCCGCGTTCGGGGGTCACCAGGACATCGTGCTGTACCTCATCACCAAGGCCAAGTACTCCAATGGAGCGCGGTGA